From a region of the Mauremys mutica isolate MM-2020 ecotype Southern chromosome 12, ASM2049712v1, whole genome shotgun sequence genome:
- the LOC123345030 gene encoding uncharacterized protein LOC123345030 isoform X2, whose amino-acid sequence MAPLHGIAQAGGFRMTIPRGLLLSVLIYSAVSDIQCPEKAPSPGDCSYVSRSVAKGGSVNISLNTSQTTLDLCKQNRLTSKWDPVYSFFKGGKTKLSSDFQEQVSVSNGTFMVESVSQGADGNYVFQDTSGTCLAQITLTVVGSSGSRSQSSAHQKGAAAAWYWCMFPLLSLLQWP is encoded by the exons ATGGCTCCCCTGCACGGGATCGCACAGGCCGGGGGCTTCCGGATGACAATCCCCAGGGGGTTGCTGCTCAGCGTGCTGATTTACAGCGCTGTCTCTGATATCCAATGTCCAGAGAAGGCGCCAA GCCCTGGAGATTGCTCCTATGTGTCCAGATCTGTCGCCAAAGGGGGCTCGGTGAACATCTCCCTTAACACATCACAAACCACCCTGGATCTCTGCAAGCAGAACAGGCTGACTTCGAAATGGGATCCTGTCTACAGCTTCTTTAAGGGGGGCAAGACGAAGCTCAGCAGCGACTTCCAGGAGCAAGTCTCGGTCTCTAATGGCACCTTCATGGTGGAGAGCGTGAGCCAAGGGGCTGATGGGAATTATGTATTTCAAGACACCAGTGGAACGTGCCTGGCTCAGATAACGCTGACAGTGGTGG GCTCTTCTGGCAGCCGGTCCCAAAGCAGCGCTCATCAGAAGG GTGCCGCGGCGGCCTGGTACTGGTGTATGTTTCCTCTCTTGAGTCTGCTCCAATGGCCGTAG
- the LOC123345030 gene encoding uncharacterized protein LOC123345030 isoform X1: protein MQLPNPVAGSSAGVTEANKLEGVQLSSPAMAPLHGIAQAGGFRMTIPRGLLLSVLIYSAVSDIQCPEKAPSPGDCSYVSRSVAKGGSVNISLNTSQTTLDLCKQNRLTSKWDPVYSFFKGGKTKLSSDFQEQVSVSNGTFMVESVSQGADGNYVFQDTSGTCLAQITLTVVGSSGSRSQSSAHQKGAAAAWYWCMFPLLSLLQWP from the exons ATGCAGCTCCCAAATCCAGTGGCTGGATCCTCAGCGGGTGTTACTGAAGCTAATAAAC TCGAAGGAGTCCAGCTCTCATCCCCTGCTATGGCTCCCCTGCACGGGATCGCACAGGCCGGGGGCTTCCGGATGACAATCCCCAGGGGGTTGCTGCTCAGCGTGCTGATTTACAGCGCTGTCTCTGATATCCAATGTCCAGAGAAGGCGCCAA GCCCTGGAGATTGCTCCTATGTGTCCAGATCTGTCGCCAAAGGGGGCTCGGTGAACATCTCCCTTAACACATCACAAACCACCCTGGATCTCTGCAAGCAGAACAGGCTGACTTCGAAATGGGATCCTGTCTACAGCTTCTTTAAGGGGGGCAAGACGAAGCTCAGCAGCGACTTCCAGGAGCAAGTCTCGGTCTCTAATGGCACCTTCATGGTGGAGAGCGTGAGCCAAGGGGCTGATGGGAATTATGTATTTCAAGACACCAGTGGAACGTGCCTGGCTCAGATAACGCTGACAGTGGTGG GCTCTTCTGGCAGCCGGTCCCAAAGCAGCGCTCATCAGAAGG GTGCCGCGGCGGCCTGGTACTGGTGTATGTTTCCTCTCTTGAGTCTGCTCCAATGGCCGTAG